Proteins encoded within one genomic window of Thiothrix litoralis:
- a CDS encoding efflux RND transporter permease subunit, which produces MNDFPKDADPAEIEHPNLGLAGVTAKAFITSPLSLLLLLAFFAVGVLGMWVTPRQEDPQISVPMVDIFVRYPGASAQEVENLISRPMESILSEMTGVDHVYSVSMHEQSMVTVQFIVGQELESSLVKLYDKLASNQDKIPQQASTPSVKPKGADDVPLVTLTLWSNKVEDTNLRLIGLDVLQSLREVENTSQSFMVEGRHEALKVEILPERLATFGVSLEQVANAIRMANSERSTGTVEPNQKVFKIYSGIFLNSAADIQRLIVTVAGGRPVYVRDVATVTEEAAEADHAVAYFTGPAAQDVKETADNAAAVTLAIAKKKNTNGVDVANAILAKLEVLKGRIIPDNVHVEVTRNYGATAKEKVDELIFKLFVATGIVTLLVWFFLGWRAATVVLIVIPAVITTTVFAAWLMGMTIDRVSLFALIFSIGILVDDAIVVVENIYRRWLMDSSTKISIAVDAVREVGNPTILATGTVIAALLPMGFVSGMMGPYMRPIPVLGSVAMVISLFAAFAFTPWLTNRFRPSLKSLQAAAEKEHKQAAMMEKFFRGVITPLVDSRFKGFTFLVGIIATFFVFMLMFYPFTGVRVKMLPLDNKPEFNVVVNMPEGTAMPVTANLVYQLAGKLKTLPEVTALQTYTGTASPFNFNGLVRHYYLRQQPWQADIQVQLSPKHDRKRSSHEIAVEAREILQPLLGNTGAKLQVVEMPPGPPVLQSVVAEVYGPDANTRRQVAADLTRFFGQAENLGDVDNLMEDDHEVLHFIVDSDKAQRNGITAEAINRTLEMAMGGYVLGDIKKNALIDPTRIVMQIPLEARSQIYRLSQLPVTNPTGQAVPLQELGTFVFEKQDKPIYRKDLRPVEFVTAETTGRLAAPVYGQSQVENLLKAANNGEGYRSPDGTLLHEQAYWLKTPQEVESKSAFEWGGEWTVTWETFRDMGIAFAAALVLIYMLIVAQFGNFILPAIIMAPIPLTLIGIVPGHWLMNAEFTATSMIGFIALAGIIVRNSILLVDFARGEVAKGMPVLDAVIHSCEARTRPILITALALFGGSMVILSDPIFQGMAVSLIFGGAVATLLTLLIIPLGCISAGKSL; this is translated from the coding sequence ATGAATGATTTCCCCAAAGATGCCGATCCGGCTGAAATAGAGCACCCCAATTTGGGGTTGGCAGGCGTTACCGCCAAAGCCTTTATTACTTCGCCGCTCTCCTTGTTGTTGCTACTGGCTTTTTTTGCCGTGGGTGTGTTGGGGATGTGGGTCACGCCGCGTCAGGAAGACCCACAAATATCCGTGCCGATGGTGGACATTTTTGTGCGCTATCCCGGCGCGTCGGCGCAGGAAGTCGAGAACCTGATTTCCCGTCCGATGGAAAGTATCCTCTCGGAAATGACTGGGGTGGATCACGTTTACTCAGTGTCCATGCATGAACAGTCGATGGTCACGGTACAGTTTATCGTGGGTCAAGAACTGGAATCATCATTGGTCAAGCTGTACGACAAGTTGGCCTCCAATCAAGACAAGATTCCCCAGCAAGCCTCAACCCCCAGCGTGAAACCCAAAGGGGCGGATGATGTCCCGCTGGTCACGCTGACCTTGTGGTCGAATAAAGTTGAGGATACCAACCTGAGGCTGATTGGGTTGGATGTCCTGCAAAGCCTGCGCGAAGTGGAAAACACCAGCCAGAGTTTCATGGTAGAAGGCCGTCATGAAGCGTTGAAGGTTGAAATATTGCCCGAACGTTTGGCGACCTTTGGGGTATCGCTGGAACAGGTCGCCAATGCTATCCGCATGGCCAATTCGGAACGCAGTACCGGCACGGTTGAACCTAACCAGAAAGTCTTCAAGATCTACAGCGGTATTTTCCTGAATTCTGCCGCCGATATTCAGCGTCTGATTGTGACGGTTGCAGGGGGGAGGCCGGTCTATGTGCGTGATGTCGCGACAGTGACGGAGGAAGCGGCCGAAGCAGACCATGCCGTTGCTTACTTTACTGGCCCTGCGGCACAGGATGTTAAGGAAACAGCCGATAATGCCGCTGCGGTCACGCTGGCGATTGCCAAGAAAAAGAACACCAATGGTGTCGATGTAGCCAATGCGATACTGGCGAAACTGGAAGTGCTCAAAGGCCGGATTATTCCCGACAATGTGCATGTCGAAGTGACCCGCAATTATGGGGCAACCGCGAAAGAAAAGGTCGATGAACTGATCTTCAAGCTGTTTGTTGCGACTGGTATCGTGACGCTGCTGGTGTGGTTCTTCCTCGGTTGGCGGGCGGCGACGGTGGTGCTGATCGTGATTCCGGCGGTGATTACCACCACGGTGTTTGCGGCTTGGCTGATGGGCATGACGATTGACCGGGTGAGTCTGTTTGCGCTGATCTTCTCCATCGGCATTCTGGTCGATGACGCCATTGTGGTAGTGGAAAATATTTACCGGCGCTGGTTGATGGACAGCAGTACCAAGATCAGTATTGCGGTCGATGCAGTGCGTGAGGTAGGCAACCCGACTATTCTGGCAACGGGCACGGTGATTGCAGCTTTACTGCCGATGGGCTTTGTCAGCGGGATGATGGGGCCTTATATGCGCCCGATTCCGGTACTGGGTTCGGTGGCGATGGTGATTTCCTTGTTTGCAGCGTTTGCCTTTACGCCGTGGCTGACCAATCGCTTTAGACCTTCCCTGAAAAGCTTGCAGGCGGCGGCGGAGAAAGAGCACAAGCAAGCGGCGATGATGGAAAAGTTCTTCCGTGGTGTTATCACACCCTTGGTTGATAGCCGTTTTAAGGGCTTTACCTTTCTAGTGGGCATTATCGCGACCTTCTTCGTGTTTATGCTGATGTTCTACCCATTCACGGGTGTCAGGGTGAAAATGTTACCGCTGGATAACAAGCCGGAATTCAATGTGGTGGTCAATATGCCGGAAGGCACGGCAATGCCCGTGACGGCTAATCTGGTGTACCAACTGGCGGGCAAACTCAAGACCTTGCCGGAAGTGACTGCTTTGCAAACCTATACTGGCACGGCTTCCCCGTTCAATTTCAACGGCTTGGTGCGCCACTACTATTTACGCCAGCAACCTTGGCAGGCGGATATACAGGTACAGCTTTCCCCCAAACACGACCGTAAGCGCAGCAGCCACGAGATTGCGGTGGAGGCGCGGGAAATCCTACAACCTTTGCTGGGCAATACTGGCGCGAAACTTCAGGTTGTCGAAATGCCACCGGGCCCCCCGGTGCTGCAATCCGTAGTCGCCGAGGTTTATGGGCCGGATGCGAATACCCGCCGTCAGGTCGCGGCTGATTTGACTCGCTTCTTTGGGCAGGCCGAAAACCTTGGGGACGTGGATAACTTGATGGAAGACGATCATGAGGTGCTGCACTTCATCGTGGATTCGGACAAGGCGCAACGTAATGGCATTACGGCTGAAGCGATCAATCGCACCCTGGAAATGGCGATGGGTGGTTATGTGTTGGGTGACATCAAGAAAAACGCCTTGATCGACCCGACCCGTATTGTGATGCAGATTCCGTTGGAAGCCCGCTCGCAAATTTACCGCTTGTCACAACTGCCCGTGACCAACCCGACCGGACAGGCTGTACCGTTGCAGGAATTAGGCACTTTCGTGTTCGAGAAGCAGGACAAGCCGATTTACCGCAAGGATTTGCGCCCGGTTGAATTTGTGACGGCTGAAACCACCGGGCGTTTGGCTGCACCGGTTTACGGGCAAAGTCAGGTAGAAAATCTGCTGAAGGCTGCCAACAATGGCGAAGGCTACCGCAGCCCGGATGGCACGTTGTTACATGAACAGGCTTACTGGCTCAAGACTCCGCAAGAGGTGGAAAGTAAATCCGCTTTCGAGTGGGGCGGGGAATGGACAGTAACGTGGGAAACCTTCCGCGATATGGGAATTGCGTTTGCGGCCGCGCTGGTATTGATTTATATGCTGATTGTGGCGCAGTTTGGTAATTTCATCCTGCCTGCCATCATCATGGCACCGATTCCGCTGACCTTGATCGGCATTGTGCCGGGGCATTGGCTGATGAATGCAGAGTTTACCGCAACGTCGATGATCGGCTTTATTGCGCTGGCGGGGATTATTGTGCGCAATTCCATCCTGCTGGTGGACTTTGCCCGAGGTGAAGTGGCTAAAGGTATGCCGGTGTTGGATGCGGTTATCCATTCCTGTGAAGCGCGTACCCGACCGATTTTAATTACGGCGCTGGCCTTGTTTGGTGGCTCGATGGTGATTCTCTCTGACCCGATTTTTCAGGGGATGGCGGTGTCACTGATCTTTGGCGGGGCTGTGGCGACTTTATTGACCCTGCTGATTATTCCGCTGGGTTGCATCAGTGCCGGAAAGTCACTGTGA
- a CDS encoding cytochrome ubiquinol oxidase subunit I produces MITDAVVDLSRLQFATVALYHFLFVPLTLGMTFMLAIMESVYVMTGKQIYKDMVKFWGKLFGINFALGVTTGLTMEFQFGTNWAYYSHYVGDVFGAPLAIEGLMAFFLESTFVGLFFFGWDRLSKTSHLMVTWLMAIGTNLSALWILIANGWMQNPVGAEFSYETMRMEMVDFAAVLLNPVAQVKFIHTVAAGYVTGAMFVLSISAWYILKGRDLGFAKRSFAVAAGFGMASILSVILLGDESGYEAGDVQKMKLAAIEAEWHTEPAPAGFNVIAFPDQENAENSFAIKIPYALGLIATRSLTEEVKGINDLVAENVQRIRNGMVAYGLLMKLRAGTATEEEKAAFASARVDLGYGLLLKRYTENVVDATEEQIQKASRDTVPHVAPLFWAFRIMVAAGVAMLFIFALAFYFTAKKTAYDKRWLMRLAVVGLPLPWIAIESGWFVAEYGRQPWAVGEILPTFLGTSTLTEGDLIGSLIGFVFFYSILLVVEMYLMIKFAKQGPSSLHTGRYHFEKHGGGHAGAVYADKLNDKA; encoded by the coding sequence ATGATTACAGATGCAGTAGTCGATCTTTCGCGGTTGCAGTTCGCAACTGTCGCCCTTTACCATTTTTTGTTTGTCCCGCTCACGCTGGGTATGACCTTTATGCTGGCCATTATGGAATCAGTGTATGTCATGACCGGCAAGCAGATTTACAAGGATATGGTGAAGTTTTGGGGTAAGTTGTTTGGTATCAACTTCGCTCTCGGTGTCACCACCGGCTTGACCATGGAGTTTCAGTTCGGTACGAACTGGGCTTACTACTCGCATTATGTTGGCGACGTGTTTGGCGCACCGCTAGCGATTGAAGGCTTGATGGCCTTCTTCCTCGAATCGACTTTCGTCGGCTTGTTCTTCTTCGGTTGGGATCGTTTAAGCAAGACCTCACACTTGATGGTGACATGGCTAATGGCTATCGGCACCAACTTGTCGGCTTTGTGGATCCTGATTGCCAATGGTTGGATGCAGAACCCGGTGGGTGCAGAATTCAGCTACGAAACCATGCGCATGGAAATGGTGGACTTTGCAGCGGTATTGCTCAACCCGGTTGCACAGGTCAAATTCATCCATACGGTGGCAGCGGGTTATGTGACGGGGGCGATGTTCGTATTGTCGATTAGTGCGTGGTACATCCTCAAAGGGCGTGACCTTGGGTTTGCCAAACGTTCGTTTGCTGTTGCAGCCGGTTTCGGCATGGCGTCCATCCTCTCCGTTATCTTGCTGGGTGACGAAAGTGGTTACGAAGCGGGTGACGTGCAGAAGATGAAACTGGCGGCGATTGAGGCTGAATGGCATACCGAACCCGCTCCGGCTGGCTTTAATGTCATTGCTTTCCCGGATCAGGAGAACGCTGAAAACAGTTTCGCCATCAAGATTCCTTACGCGCTGGGTTTGATTGCGACACGTTCATTAACGGAGGAGGTCAAAGGCATCAATGATTTGGTGGCGGAGAATGTCCAGCGAATCCGCAATGGTATGGTGGCCTATGGCTTGCTCATGAAATTGCGGGCAGGTACAGCGACGGAGGAGGAAAAAGCGGCATTTGCAAGCGCTCGTGTGGATTTGGGTTACGGCTTGTTACTGAAGCGCTATACCGAGAATGTGGTGGATGCGACTGAAGAGCAAATTCAGAAAGCATCTAGAGACACAGTGCCACACGTTGCACCGTTGTTTTGGGCATTCCGTATCATGGTGGCGGCTGGTGTAGCAATGCTGTTTATTTTTGCTTTGGCGTTCTATTTCACGGCGAAAAAGACGGCGTATGACAAGCGTTGGTTGATGCGTTTGGCGGTTGTTGGTTTGCCATTACCGTGGATAGCCATTGAATCTGGCTGGTTTGTGGCGGAATACGGTCGTCAACCTTGGGCTGTCGGTGAAATATTGCCGACGTTCCTGGGGACTTCTACCCTGACGGAAGGGGATTTGATCGGTAGCCTTATCGGGTTTGTGTTCTTCTACAGCATTTTGCTGGTGGTGGAAATGTATCTGATGATCAAGTTTGCGAAACAAGGCCCTAGCAGCCTGCATACCGGACGCTATCACTTTGAGAAGCACGGTGGTGGTCATGCGGGTGCAGTGTACGCTGACAAACTGAACGACAAGGCATAA
- a CDS encoding efflux RND transporter periplasmic adaptor subunit: MNNKKSAFVGLIGVVLGIGFPTGAQSAEIIPVEVSSTQSQSVLGSTVVPYKEVTLTAQIPGVVKRVAGGVGASFAAGNTLVQIDDSQLQAKRNAVAAQIGTAQSGVTNAQAQYNREQMSPRSKDIGAMPGFGMPAMFDRLGTRQFASTFMGGYDDKTIRQADLENSRATVLQAQGGLQQASAQLQELDAAIGNATSTAPFEGMILSKQVEVGDTVQPGQPLLTYGYIKNKRLQSDVPSGLVAGLQVGMTVAARINSNFDTTAKVAEIYPLADPTRHTVTVKFDLPADVEATPGTYAEVHLPEGDSAASLFIPKTALFKGSSLPSVLVVKDGKSQLRLVRLGTDQGKDKVEVISGLDATEQIINDPPVGVVSGWMPPAK; encoded by the coding sequence ATGAATAACAAAAAGTCCGCGTTTGTGGGGCTGATAGGTGTGGTATTGGGTATCGGTTTTCCTACCGGTGCGCAGTCTGCCGAGATTATTCCCGTTGAAGTTTCCAGTACCCAAAGCCAATCGGTGCTGGGTAGTACGGTTGTGCCTTACAAGGAAGTGACCTTGACAGCACAAATACCGGGGGTAGTGAAGCGGGTGGCGGGGGGCGTTGGCGCTTCTTTCGCCGCAGGCAATACCCTTGTGCAGATTGATGATTCACAGTTGCAGGCCAAGCGCAATGCGGTGGCTGCCCAGATTGGCACTGCACAGTCTGGGGTTACCAATGCTCAGGCACAATATAACCGCGAGCAGATGTCACCCCGTAGTAAGGATATTGGCGCGATGCCGGGTTTTGGTATGCCTGCCATGTTCGACAGACTGGGGACACGCCAGTTTGCCAGTACCTTTATGGGAGGGTATGACGATAAGACTATCCGTCAGGCAGATTTGGAGAATAGCCGTGCGACTGTTCTTCAAGCACAAGGTGGTCTTCAACAAGCCAGTGCCCAGTTACAGGAACTGGATGCCGCTATCGGTAATGCAACCTCAACCGCTCCGTTCGAGGGCATGATCCTATCAAAGCAGGTTGAGGTCGGTGATACCGTCCAGCCCGGTCAGCCGCTTCTCACTTACGGTTATATCAAAAACAAACGCCTGCAATCGGATGTACCTTCTGGCTTGGTTGCGGGTTTGCAGGTGGGAATGACCGTCGCGGCCAGAATTAACAGCAACTTCGACACAACAGCGAAAGTCGCCGAGATTTACCCATTGGCTGACCCAACCCGTCATACGGTGACAGTCAAATTTGACCTTCCCGCCGATGTTGAGGCAACGCCAGGCACGTATGCCGAAGTGCATTTGCCAGAAGGTGATAGCGCCGCCAGCTTGTTCATTCCCAAAACAGCCTTGTTCAAAGGTAGCAGTTTGCCCAGTGTTTTGGTCGTTAAGGATGGCAAATCACAATTACGGCTGGTGCGCCTTGGAACCGATCAAGGCAAGGATAAAGTCGAAGTCATCTCAGGTTTGGATGCCACAGAACAAATCATCAATGATCCACCCGTTGGCGTCGTTTCTGGCTGGATGCCACCTGCGAAATAA
- the cydB gene encoding cytochrome d ubiquinol oxidase subunit II, producing the protein MIFDYETFKLIWWVLVGVLFIGFALTDGFDMGVGALLRIVGKTDEERRVAINAIAPHWDGNQVWLILAAGAIFAAWPITFGASFSMFYWALVLTLFSLFFRPVGFDYRSKIADTRWRNTWDWGLVVAGVVPPLVIGVAFGNLLLGVPFAFDEFLRITTYGSFFKLFHPFAVLVGLVSLLMFTMQGATYLMLRTDDVVYARSRKAAQWTAAGVIVTFGLAGIWLWAGIDGYAITQAPPHDSLPNPIAKTVVPMAGAWLTNYSTYPLAIMAPIAGFLGAFGVLILAGKDRPVLSFIHSSLCLIGVIMTAGVSLFPFVMPSSLNPSHSLTIWDSSSSHLTLAIMFWAAVIFVPIILFYTVWCYKQMWGKITVKFIRDNDHSVY; encoded by the coding sequence ATGATTTTTGATTACGAAACCTTCAAGCTTATTTGGTGGGTCTTGGTTGGCGTGCTGTTTATTGGCTTTGCGTTAACAGATGGCTTTGATATGGGCGTGGGTGCCTTGCTACGCATTGTTGGTAAAACCGACGAAGAACGCCGGGTGGCGATTAATGCGATTGCCCCACACTGGGATGGCAACCAAGTCTGGCTGATTCTGGCTGCCGGTGCGATTTTTGCGGCGTGGCCGATTACCTTTGGTGCATCGTTCTCGATGTTCTACTGGGCATTGGTACTGACGTTGTTTTCACTGTTTTTCCGTCCGGTGGGCTTTGACTACCGTTCCAAGATTGCGGATACGCGCTGGCGGAATACGTGGGACTGGGGTCTGGTGGTAGCAGGTGTTGTGCCGCCACTGGTGATCGGCGTGGCGTTTGGCAACTTGTTGCTGGGTGTGCCGTTTGCGTTTGACGAGTTCCTGCGGATCACCACTTATGGCTCATTCTTTAAGCTGTTCCACCCGTTTGCCGTCTTGGTGGGTTTGGTCAGTTTGTTGATGTTTACCATGCAAGGTGCGACTTACCTGATGTTGCGTACTGATGATGTGGTGTATGCACGTTCACGTAAGGCAGCGCAATGGACAGCCGCAGGAGTAATTGTGACCTTCGGTTTAGCAGGTATCTGGTTGTGGGCGGGCATTGATGGTTATGCCATTACCCAAGCGCCACCGCATGATTCACTGCCGAACCCGATTGCGAAAACGGTTGTGCCGATGGCTGGTGCATGGCTGACGAATTACAGCACCTATCCACTGGCGATCATGGCACCTATCGCAGGTTTCCTGGGTGCATTTGGGGTGTTGATTCTGGCGGGTAAAGACCGTCCGGTGCTGAGCTTCATTCATAGCTCCTTGTGCCTGATTGGGGTGATTATGACGGCGGGTGTTTCGCTGTTCCCGTTCGTGATGCCTTCTAGTCTGAACCCTAGTCATAGCCTGACGATTTGGGATTCTTCTTCCAGTCATCTGACGTTGGCGATCATGTTCTGGGCGGCGGTTATTTTTGTACCGATTATTCTGTTCTACACCGTGTGGTGCTACAAGCAGATGTGGGGAAAAATTACCGTTAAATTCATCCGTGACAACGATCACAGCGTTTATTAA
- the potB gene encoding spermidine/putrescine ABC transporter permease PotB, with amino-acid sequence MMVINFRRFVIVLTVVWLGLFVLVPHVLVLLTSVMSPDPQHLAVWPLTLDSWGRLLEPLYAEVFWHSLWLSTLTTAICLLLGYPFAYIVAKLPGMWRGLLLFLMIVPFWTNSLIRTYAIKLILGNKGLVNSLLLASGLVDEPVQLLYTPFAVIFGLVYVLLPFMVLPLVSSFGKLDGTLLEAAHDLGAGFWQRFRLIIVPLTMPGIIAGSLMVFLPAMGMFYVADLLGGAKNLLLGNIIKNQFLVVRDWPFGAAFSVALIGIMAVLLWLYFLANRRINRQGGLDDDGI; translated from the coding sequence ATGATGGTGATAAATTTCCGCCGCTTTGTGATTGTGCTGACCGTGGTGTGGTTGGGGTTGTTTGTGCTGGTTCCGCATGTGTTGGTGTTGCTGACCAGCGTAATGTCGCCTGACCCGCAGCATTTGGCGGTGTGGCCGCTGACGCTGGATTCCTGGGGGCGTTTGCTGGAGCCGTTGTATGCCGAAGTGTTTTGGCACAGCTTGTGGTTGTCTACGCTGACCACGGCGATTTGTTTGCTGCTGGGCTATCCGTTTGCGTACATCGTGGCGAAATTGCCAGGAATGTGGCGTGGTTTGCTGCTGTTTTTGATGATTGTGCCGTTCTGGACGAATAGCTTGATCCGCACGTATGCGATCAAGCTGATCTTGGGGAACAAGGGGCTGGTGAATAGCTTGTTGCTGGCTTCGGGCTTGGTGGATGAGCCGGTGCAGTTGTTGTATACGCCGTTTGCGGTGATTTTCGGGCTGGTGTATGTGCTGTTGCCGTTCATGGTGCTGCCGCTGGTGTCGAGTTTCGGCAAGCTGGATGGCACGTTGCTGGAGGCCGCGCATGATTTGGGGGCGGGGTTTTGGCAGCGCTTCCGGCTGATCATTGTGCCGCTGACTATGCCGGGGATTATTGCGGGAAGTTTGATGGTGTTTCTGCCCGCGATGGGGATGTTTTACGTGGCGGATTTGCTGGGTGGCGCGAAGAATCTGCTGCTGGGAAATATTATTAAGAACCAGTTTTTGGTGGTGCGGGATTGGCCGTTTGGGGCGGCGTTTAGCGTGGCACTGATTGGGATCATGGCGGTGTTGCTGTGGCTGTATTTCTTGGCAAATCGGCGGATTAACCGACAAGGGGGGTTGGATGATGATGGAATTTGA
- the cydX gene encoding cytochrome bd-I oxidase subunit CydX: MWYFAWLLGVLLACSFGIINVMWLEFHGGLDADDE; encoded by the coding sequence ATGTGGTATTTTGCTTGGTTACTCGGCGTATTGCTGGCCTGTTCTTTCGGTATCATCAATGTGATGTGGCTGGAATTTCATGGCGGGCTGGACGCGGATGATGAATAG
- a CDS encoding NAD(P)/FAD-dependent oxidoreductase — MAHVVVLGAGTGGMPAAYELREILGKGHDITVINERDYFQFIPSNPWIAVGWRTRSDISFPIEKYLSRKKIKFIASRCNKIDANGSKLHMDNGEVVNYDYLIIATGPKLFFDEVEGSGPHGGHTQSVCDVTHAEQAYEAYQKLLEKGSGHIVVGAMPAASCFGPAYEFAFILDADMRKRKVRDKFKMTYVTSEPYIGHLGLGGVGDSKGMLESELRNHHINWITNAKTHKVEAGKLFTTELTAKGEVEKEHEIAFDFAMMLPAFKGVEAVAAVEGLCNPRGFVIVDELHRSPKYKNIYSAGVCIAIPPLEATPVATGMPKTGYMIESMVTSAVHNIADEIAGKEPHTTGTWSTICLADFGDSGAAFVAIPQIPPRNMVWAKKGKWVHLAKIAFEKYFIRKMKKGSSEPFYEKSIMKMLGITRLND, encoded by the coding sequence ATGGCCCATGTTGTCGTTCTTGGTGCTGGTACAGGCGGGATGCCTGCTGCTTATGAGTTGCGTGAAATTCTTGGTAAAGGGCATGACATCACTGTCATCAATGAGCGGGATTATTTCCAGTTCATCCCCTCCAACCCGTGGATTGCGGTGGGTTGGCGTACCCGTTCCGATATTTCTTTCCCGATTGAAAAATATTTGAGCCGCAAGAAAATCAAATTCATTGCCAGCCGTTGCAACAAGATTGATGCCAACGGTAGCAAACTGCACATGGACAATGGCGAAGTGGTCAACTACGACTACCTGATTATTGCCACCGGCCCTAAACTGTTTTTTGATGAAGTGGAAGGTTCTGGCCCGCACGGTGGTCATACTCAGTCGGTTTGCGATGTTACCCACGCTGAACAAGCTTACGAGGCATACCAAAAACTGCTGGAAAAAGGCAGTGGTCATATCGTTGTGGGCGCGATGCCTGCGGCAAGCTGTTTTGGCCCGGCTTACGAATTTGCCTTTATCCTCGATGCCGACATGCGCAAGCGCAAGGTGCGTGACAAATTCAAGATGACTTATGTCACTTCCGAACCTTACATCGGCCATCTGGGTTTGGGTGGGGTAGGTGACTCCAAAGGGATGCTGGAATCGGAACTGCGTAATCATCACATCAACTGGATTACCAATGCCAAGACCCACAAGGTTGAAGCAGGCAAGCTGTTTACCACGGAACTGACCGCGAAAGGCGAAGTGGAAAAAGAACACGAAATTGCTTTCGATTTTGCGATGATGCTGCCTGCCTTCAAAGGTGTTGAAGCTGTTGCTGCGGTAGAAGGTCTGTGCAACCCGCGTGGTTTCGTGATCGTTGATGAATTGCACCGCAGCCCAAAATACAAAAACATTTACTCGGCGGGTGTGTGTATTGCCATTCCACCACTGGAAGCAACCCCGGTTGCCACGGGTATGCCTAAAACCGGCTACATGATCGAGTCAATGGTTACCTCCGCCGTTCACAATATTGCCGATGAAATCGCAGGCAAGGAACCGCATACCACCGGCACATGGAGCACGATCTGTCTGGCAGACTTTGGGGATAGTGGTGCGGCTTTCGTCGCCATTCCGCAAATCCCGCCACGCAATATGGTGTGGGCGAAGAAAGGCAAGTGGGTGCATTTGGCCAAGATTGCTTTTGAAAAATACTTCATCCGTAAAATGAAAAAAGGCAGTTCCGAGCCGTTCTATGAAAAGTCCATCATGAAGATGCTGGGTATTACCCGCCTTAACGACTAG
- the potA gene encoding spermidine/putrescine ABC transporter ATP-binding protein PotA: protein MIRSPILTLSNISKRFAAQEVLSDFNLTIQDGEFFTILGPSGCGKTTVLRLIAGFEQPNEGQILLNGDDIARIPAEKRPFNTVFQSYALFPHLTVFDNVAFGLKMAGVDVQDIAVRVADALAIVRLSEFATRKPHQLSGGQKQRVAIARAVVNRPKILLLDESLSALDYKLRQQMQLELKQLQRQLGITFVYVTHDQEEALSMSDRILVMHNGQAQQVGTPREIYESPRNLFVAQFIGEINVFDGEIVQALGEYQYEASINSVVREIRCDHRFAVGDKVHVMLRPEDLRIDCRPDVAERKGFPGIVLERSYTGQTLNSHIELENGQTLMAHEFFDEDDPDFDYSINQKVGVDWVPGWEHVIPAERSGKA from the coding sequence TTGATCCGATCACCCATCCTTACCCTGAGTAACATTAGCAAGCGCTTTGCCGCTCAGGAAGTACTCTCCGATTTTAATCTGACGATACAGGATGGTGAATTCTTCACGATTCTGGGGCCGTCGGGCTGCGGTAAAACAACCGTTTTGCGCCTGATTGCAGGCTTTGAACAGCCGAATGAAGGGCAAATCTTGCTGAATGGCGACGATATTGCCCGCATTCCCGCTGAAAAACGCCCCTTCAATACGGTATTCCAGAGTTACGCGCTGTTTCCTCACCTGACGGTATTCGACAATGTAGCCTTTGGTTTGAAAATGGCCGGGGTCGATGTGCAAGACATCGCAGTACGGGTGGCGGATGCGCTGGCGATTGTGCGCCTTTCCGAGTTTGCCACCCGCAAACCACACCAGCTTTCCGGTGGTCAGAAGCAACGGGTCGCGATTGCCCGTGCAGTGGTGAATCGCCCAAAAATTTTATTGCTGGATGAATCGCTTAGCGCCCTCGATTACAAACTCCGCCAGCAAATGCAGCTTGAGCTCAAGCAATTGCAACGCCAATTGGGGATTACCTTCGTCTACGTTACCCACGATCAGGAAGAGGCGCTGTCGATGTCTGACCGTATTTTGGTCATGCACAATGGGCAAGCACAGCAGGTTGGCACACCGCGCGAAATTTATGAGTCCCCGCGCAATCTGTTCGTGGCGCAATTCATTGGTGAAATCAATGTGTTTGACGGCGAAATCGTGCAAGCGCTGGGCGAATACCAGTACGAAGCCAGCATTAACAGCGTGGTGCGTGAAATCCGCTGTGACCACCGTTTTGCAGTGGGTGACAAGGTACACGTGATGTTGCGCCCGGAAGACTTGCGCATTGATTGCCGCCCGGACGTGGCAGAACGCAAAGGTTTCCCCGGCATTGTGCTGGAACGCAGTTACACCGGACAGACCCTGAATTCACACATCGAGCTGGAAAACGGGCAAACCTTGATGGCGCACGAATTCTTTGACGAAGACGACCCCGATTTTGACTACAGCATCAACCAGAAAGTGGGGGTGGACTGGGTGCCGGGTTGGGAGCATGTGATCCCGGCGGAAAGATCGGGGAAAGCATGA